In a single window of the Agrobacterium vitis genome:
- a CDS encoding GNAT family N-acetyltransferase codes for MNTLPVTDDTSRETSTERPILHTVSAPVNRPPADGQIAVGRPGRDLWLYPRQTSYDLEKEMDYLTNRALEQNVFFSARFLAPAIPRLDEREVRMALIRDERQGRSRIRLLMPFSVEKPGFAVGPSIVRVWSNPFGPLGTPLVDAEDAVETLDNLFEGLSDTKAKLPSVLVLPDLRMNGAVTKLLRAVAISRDLPLTVTNPYQRPMLESLEDGETYLRQAIGKSHWRDMRRQMRLLGQQGELTYSVARQPQDLHVRMEEFLALEASGWKGRKRSALVMDRLRAAFAREAMTNLAECDAVRIHTLDLDGKAIASMVVFIMGAEAYTWKTAYDERYARFSPGKLLVARLTEWHLDDANILRTDSCAVPDHPVMSRLWQEREEMGTMVIGLKRNADRDVRQVAAQLHLYRNTRNIARILRDKVLGRRQKDS; via the coding sequence ATGAACACACTACCGGTGACCGACGATACAAGCCGCGAAACGAGCACCGAACGTCCGATTCTGCATACCGTGTCTGCGCCGGTCAACCGTCCGCCCGCCGATGGCCAGATTGCCGTCGGGCGCCCCGGCCGCGATCTTTGGCTCTATCCACGCCAGACCAGCTACGACCTTGAGAAGGAAATGGACTACCTGACCAACCGCGCGCTGGAGCAGAATGTTTTCTTCTCCGCCCGCTTTCTGGCGCCCGCCATTCCCCGTCTGGACGAGCGCGAAGTGCGCATGGCGCTGATTCGCGACGAGCGGCAGGGTCGCAGCCGTATCCGGTTGCTGATGCCTTTCTCCGTGGAAAAACCGGGATTTGCAGTCGGTCCATCGATTGTTCGCGTCTGGTCCAACCCTTTCGGCCCGCTTGGCACGCCGCTGGTCGATGCTGAGGATGCGGTGGAAACGCTGGATAACCTTTTCGAGGGACTGAGCGATACCAAAGCCAAATTGCCCTCCGTTCTGGTCCTGCCGGATCTGCGAATGAATGGGGCGGTGACAAAACTGCTACGGGCCGTGGCGATCAGCCGTGACCTGCCGCTGACTGTGACCAATCCCTACCAGCGCCCAATGCTCGAAAGCCTGGAGGATGGAGAAACCTATCTGCGCCAAGCCATCGGCAAGTCCCACTGGCGCGACATGCGCCGGCAGATGCGCCTGCTGGGTCAGCAGGGCGAATTGACCTATTCTGTCGCCCGCCAGCCGCAGGATCTGCATGTGCGCATGGAGGAATTCCTGGCGCTTGAGGCCAGCGGCTGGAAAGGCCGCAAGCGCAGCGCCCTTGTCATGGACCGTCTGCGTGCCGCCTTTGCCCGCGAGGCGATGACCAATCTGGCAGAGTGCGATGCGGTCCGCATCCATACGCTCGATCTCGATGGAAAGGCCATCGCGTCGATGGTTGTCTTCATCATGGGCGCCGAAGCCTATACGTGGAAGACTGCCTATGATGAGCGCTATGCCCGCTTTTCACCCGGCAAGCTTCTGGTGGCTCGATTGACGGAATGGCATCTGGACGATGCCAATATTCTGCGCACCGATTCCTGCGCCGTACCCGATCACCCAGTGATGAGCAGGCTCTGGCAGGAGCGGGAAGAAATGGGAACCATGGTCATCGGCCTCAAACGCAATGCCGACCGCGACGTGCGCCAAGTGGCGGCGCAATTGCATCTCTATCGCAACACCCGCAATATTGCCCGCATCCTGCGTGATAAAGTGCTGGGCAGGCGGCAAAAAGACAGCTGA
- a CDS encoding GGDEF domain-containing protein → MIGWPHMTARAIRSSLITKIFVICFISIHVPLLAVVAHVLGGGALSEASILLVLLISTLAGTAGCLLSLWRIIQPLRQLNQSITRYRQEGSPVAIAVKTKDEIGTVAQAVSALVTELDSSLKTLTLQANTDPLTGLANRRFILAKGTEALEETCRSGDPMCLLLFDLDHFKGINDAFGHETGDKALIAAAQTIRNNLRPNDLAGRIGGEEFCILLPGTNLVQAQAIAERLRICLEKICLEPLAPGRITASFGLAQSADHFSNFQKFMAATDMALYRAKQHGRNRIHCEPQNALSYL, encoded by the coding sequence ATGATTGGATGGCCGCATATGACGGCCCGGGCGATACGTTCGTCGCTGATAACAAAGATTTTTGTAATCTGCTTTATCTCCATTCACGTGCCGCTTCTGGCGGTGGTCGCGCATGTCCTTGGTGGCGGTGCGCTGAGTGAAGCAAGCATTCTGCTTGTCCTGCTGATATCGACCTTGGCCGGAACGGCTGGCTGCCTGCTGTCCCTGTGGCGGATCATTCAGCCGCTACGCCAGCTCAACCAGTCCATAACCCGATACCGGCAGGAGGGGTCACCTGTTGCCATCGCGGTCAAGACAAAAGATGAAATCGGCACTGTCGCCCAGGCGGTTTCCGCCCTGGTAACAGAATTGGACAGCTCTCTCAAAACCTTGACCCTTCAAGCCAATACCGATCCCCTGACCGGCTTGGCAAACCGCCGGTTCATTCTGGCAAAAGGGACGGAGGCCCTTGAAGAGACCTGTCGCAGCGGCGACCCCATGTGTCTTCTTCTCTTCGACCTGGATCATTTCAAGGGCATCAATGACGCATTCGGCCATGAAACGGGCGATAAAGCATTGATCGCAGCAGCGCAGACAATCCGCAACAATCTACGGCCAAACGACCTGGCAGGCCGGATCGGCGGCGAGGAGTTCTGCATTCTTCTGCCCGGCACCAATCTGGTCCAAGCACAGGCGATTGCCGAACGTCTGCGCATCTGCCTGGAGAAAATCTGCCTCGAACCATTGGCGCCCGGCAGGATCACCGCCAGCTTTGGCCTTGCCCAATCCGCCGACCATTTTTCAAATTTCCAGAAATTCATGGCAGCCACCGATATGGCGCTCTACCGCGCCAAACAGCATGGCCGCAACCGCATCCACTGCGAACCTCAAAACGCCCTCAGCTATTTGTGA
- a CDS encoding peptidylprolyl isomerase: MLRSHKLVLAACAALVALSSYAHADDAVVAKVGSLEIHQSELDLAIANLDPQFAQMPDDQKKVAALSGAIDVKLLAGSAIGEKMQDDPAYKQRMAFIADRELHNAYFKKHVVDVTTDEEVKARYEKEIAALPKEQEIHARHILVKTEDEAKDVIKQLDGGKDFAELAKEKSTDSSGSDGGDLGFFSKGRMVPEFEEAAFALKPGTYTKTPVKSQFGFHVIKVEEIRDAAPPKFEDVQQQVRQLVMRDKYLALLEKAKTSEKVEIVDPALKKGYEDISKQQADPDAAAAPKP; encoded by the coding sequence ATGCTGCGTTCTCACAAACTCGTCCTGGCGGCCTGCGCCGCCCTTGTGGCGCTGTCTTCCTACGCCCATGCCGACGATGCTGTCGTCGCCAAGGTTGGCTCGCTGGAAATCCACCAGTCCGAGCTGGATCTGGCCATTGCCAACCTCGATCCTCAGTTTGCCCAGATGCCGGATGACCAGAAAAAGGTTGCGGCTCTGTCTGGCGCCATCGATGTCAAGCTGCTGGCTGGCAGCGCTATCGGCGAAAAAATGCAGGACGATCCGGCCTACAAGCAGCGCATGGCTTTCATTGCCGACCGCGAACTCCACAATGCCTATTTCAAGAAGCATGTCGTGGATGTGACCACCGATGAGGAAGTCAAGGCGCGCTACGAGAAGGAAATCGCTGCTCTGCCGAAGGAGCAGGAAATTCACGCCCGTCACATTCTGGTGAAGACCGAGGATGAAGCCAAGGATGTGATCAAGCAGTTGGATGGCGGCAAGGATTTTGCCGAACTGGCCAAGGAAAAATCGACCGATTCCAGCGGATCGGACGGCGGTGATCTCGGTTTCTTCTCCAAGGGCCGTATGGTGCCTGAATTCGAAGAAGCTGCCTTTGCCCTGAAGCCCGGCACCTATACCAAGACCCCGGTCAAGAGCCAGTTCGGCTTCCACGTCATCAAGGTCGAAGAGATCCGCGACGCGGCTCCGCCGAAGTTTGAAGATGTGCAGCAGCAGGTTCGCCAATTGGTGATGCGTGACAAGTACCTGGCCCTGCTGGAAAAGGCCAAGACCTCTGAAAAGGTCGAGATCGTCGATCCGGCTCTGAAGAAGGGCTATGAGGACATCAGCAAGCAGCAGGCCGATCCGGACGCAGCCGCCGCGCCGAAGCCATAA
- a CDS encoding AMP-binding protein, translated as MFLPAGASYEALCHAFSWSIPARFNMGRAVCDEWAAREPDRVCLEHFSPDGAHQTLTYGALAARSNAFADALSQFGIGAGERVALLLPQGFETVIAHVAIYKLGAIALPLALLFGADALEYRLKTAGACAVITNDFGLSRLEPIRTSLPDLREVISIGEPSPGVLSFENLWQSGSTSFEGPQTGPDDPALMIFTSGTTGAPKGALHGHRVLAGHIPGFQLAHDGLPQPGDRIWTPSDWAWAGGLLNVLMPALMLGVPVVSSPAQKFDPAMAFRIMAEMKVRNAFIPPTALRLLKTVDNPRKHYDLVLRSIGSAGESLGRETYQWVKTALGITPNEFYGQTECNFVLSSAARLGVTKAGAIGKPVPGHRVAIIDDKGRELPVGKVGQVAIARPDPVMFLEYWNDPQATRQKFIGDWMLTGDLGRQDSEGYVEFFGRDDDVITSSGYRIGPAEIEDCLVGHPAVRLAAAVGKPDPIRTEIVKAYVVLAPGFQPGPALAREIADWVKQRLSMHEYPREVEFIADMPLTTSGKVIRRLLRERDEPQQAQPGMMTG; from the coding sequence ATGTTTCTACCTGCCGGCGCTTCCTATGAGGCTCTCTGTCATGCGTTTTCCTGGTCCATACCAGCTCGGTTCAACATGGGACGGGCCGTGTGCGACGAGTGGGCGGCCCGGGAACCGGACCGGGTCTGTCTTGAGCATTTTTCACCTGACGGCGCGCATCAGACCTTAACCTATGGGGCGCTTGCTGCACGATCCAACGCATTCGCGGATGCCCTGAGCCAGTTCGGGATTGGTGCTGGGGAGCGGGTTGCCTTGCTCCTGCCGCAGGGGTTCGAGACAGTTATCGCCCATGTGGCGATTTACAAGCTTGGGGCAATCGCCCTGCCGCTGGCCTTGCTGTTTGGTGCCGATGCATTGGAATACCGGCTGAAGACGGCGGGCGCCTGCGCGGTCATCACCAATGATTTCGGTCTGTCGCGCCTGGAGCCCATCCGGACCAGCCTGCCGGACCTTCGGGAGGTTATTTCCATTGGCGAACCTTCGCCCGGCGTCCTCTCCTTCGAAAATCTATGGCAGAGCGGTTCCACCTCTTTTGAAGGACCGCAGACCGGACCTGATGATCCGGCGCTGATGATCTTCACCTCCGGCACCACTGGGGCGCCGAAGGGCGCACTGCACGGGCACCGCGTGCTTGCCGGTCACATTCCAGGCTTCCAGCTTGCCCATGACGGTCTACCTCAGCCGGGGGACAGGATCTGGACGCCTTCGGACTGGGCCTGGGCTGGCGGGCTTTTGAATGTGCTGATGCCAGCCCTGATGCTGGGTGTTCCGGTCGTGTCGTCGCCTGCCCAGAAATTCGATCCCGCCATGGCCTTTCGCATCATGGCGGAGATGAAGGTGCGCAATGCCTTCATTCCGCCCACCGCCCTGCGGCTGCTCAAAACGGTGGACAATCCACGCAAGCACTATGATCTTGTGTTGCGTTCCATTGGTTCGGCAGGGGAATCGCTGGGCCGGGAAACCTATCAATGGGTCAAGACGGCGCTCGGTATCACCCCCAATGAATTCTATGGGCAGACCGAATGCAATTTCGTGCTGTCATCGGCAGCCCGGCTGGGCGTTACCAAGGCAGGCGCCATCGGCAAGCCGGTGCCGGGCCACCGCGTGGCAATTATCGATGACAAGGGCAGGGAACTGCCTGTGGGCAAGGTTGGACAGGTGGCGATTGCCCGGCCCGATCCGGTGATGTTCCTGGAATATTGGAACGATCCGCAGGCGACCCGCCAGAAATTCATCGGCGACTGGATGCTGACCGGTGATCTCGGACGCCAGGATAGCGAGGGCTATGTGGAGTTTTTCGGTCGTGACGACGATGTCATCACCTCATCCGGCTACCGTATCGGCCCGGCGGAAATCGAGGATTGTCTGGTTGGCCATCCCGCTGTGCGTTTGGCGGCGGCGGTCGGCAAGCCCGATCCGATACGAACCGAAATCGTCAAGGCCTATGTGGTGCTCGCGCCGGGTTTTCAGCCTGGACCGGCCCTGGCCCGTGAAATTGCCGATTGGGTGAAGCAGCGGCTGTCCATGCACGAATATCCGCGTGAAGTGGAGTTTATCGCCGATATGCCGCTGACCACCAGCGGCAAGGTGATCCGCCGCCTGCTGCGTGAGCGCGATGAACCGCAACAGGCACAGCCGGGCATGATGACCGGCTGA
- a CDS encoding YqaA family protein, whose protein sequence is MLRRLYDWTMSLAARKSAEAWLGTISFVESSIFLVPADVLFLPMALAKPEKVWRYATIATITSVLGGIAGWFLGYYAYESIARPILEFYGKADAFDQLRLSVDYETVVLLLITSGLAHLPPIKVVTILSGVAHVNIWLFIMTAIVARGGRFFLLAWLLRRYGEPIRHFIEKRLGLIAAVGAVVLIALFVAYRLLVH, encoded by the coding sequence ATGCTGCGACGCCTTTACGACTGGACCATGTCGCTTGCCGCCCGCAAATCCGCGGAAGCCTGGCTTGGGACAATCTCCTTTGTGGAAAGCTCGATCTTTCTTGTCCCTGCCGACGTGCTGTTCCTGCCCATGGCGCTGGCCAAACCGGAAAAGGTCTGGCGCTATGCGACCATTGCCACCATCACCTCGGTTCTGGGCGGTATAGCCGGTTGGTTTCTCGGTTATTATGCCTATGAAAGCATTGCGCGGCCAATCCTGGAATTCTACGGCAAGGCCGATGCCTTCGACCAGCTGCGCCTGTCTGTCGATTACGAGACGGTGGTGCTGCTGCTGATCACCTCCGGTCTGGCCCATCTGCCGCCGATCAAGGTGGTCACCATCCTGTCGGGTGTCGCCCATGTGAATATCTGGTTGTTCATCATGACCGCCATCGTCGCGCGTGGAGGCCGCTTTTTCTTGCTGGCTTGGTTGCTGCGCCGCTATGGCGAACCGATCCGCCATTTCATTGAAAAACGCCTCGGCCTGATCGCCGCCGTCGGCGCTGTCGTGCTGATTGCCCTGTTCGTCGCCTATCGCCTCCTTGTCCATTGA
- the secA gene encoding preprotein translocase subunit SecA, with protein MVSLGGIARKIFGSSNERRIRGNKPRVAAINALEDSIKALSDAELAAKTEEFKGELAKGKTLDDILIPAFAVAREASRRALGMRPFDVQLIGGMILHENAIAEMKTGEGKTLVATLAVYLNALSGKGVHVVTVNDYLASRDAAIMAKLYSFLGLTTGVIVHGMNDDERREAYACDITYATNNELGFDYLRDNMKYERGQMVQRGHNYAIVDEVDSILVDEARTPLIISGPLDDRSDLYTTIDAFIPMLSAEDYEIDEKQKSANFSEVGTEKLENLLKDAGLLKGVSLYDVENVAIVHHINNALKAHKLFQRDKDYIVRNDEIVIIDEFTGRMMPGRRYSEGQHQALEAKEKVTIQPENQTLASITFQNYFRMYSKLAGMTGTANTEAEEFQDIYGLSVIEVPTNLPILRIDEDDEVYRTFEEKFKAIIEEIKASASRNQPVLVGTTSIEKSELLATMLRQSGFTDFSVLNARYHEQEAYIVSQAGVPGAVTIATNMAGRGTDIQLGGNIDMRLERDLEGMEPGPERDAKEQAIREEVKALKEKALAAGGLYVIATERHESRRIDNQLRGRSGRQGDPGRSKFYLSLQDDLMRIFGSDRMDSMLQKLGLKEGEAIVHPWINKALERAQKKVEARNFDIRKNLLKYDDVLNDQRKVIFEQRVELMDAEDLTETIDDMRHELIDTIVRTHIPEKAYAEQWDVAGLKTAMTGILNLDLPIEDWAQEEGIAEDDIVERVKKAADEVMAEKTERFGPEIMAYIERSVLLQTIDNLWREHIVNLDHLRSVVGFRGYAQRDPLQEYKAEAFELFQALLANMREGVTAQMMRVEIVREAPPEPTLPIMHGHHEDPQTGQDEFAAADGVVAPENRNPADPSTWGKVGRNEMCPCGSGKRFKHCHGALLA; from the coding sequence ATGGTCAGTCTTGGTGGGATCGCCCGCAAAATTTTCGGCTCCTCGAATGAACGCCGCATCCGGGGGAACAAACCTCGCGTGGCCGCCATCAACGCGCTGGAGGACAGCATAAAGGCATTGAGCGATGCCGAGCTGGCCGCAAAGACCGAAGAATTCAAGGGTGAGCTTGCCAAGGGCAAGACACTCGACGACATCCTGATCCCGGCCTTTGCCGTGGCGCGCGAGGCATCACGCAGGGCGCTCGGCATGCGGCCCTTCGATGTGCAGCTGATCGGCGGCATGATCCTGCATGAAAATGCCATTGCCGAAATGAAGACCGGCGAAGGCAAGACGCTGGTGGCAACGCTCGCCGTCTATCTCAACGCACTGTCCGGCAAGGGCGTGCATGTGGTGACGGTCAATGATTATCTCGCCAGCCGCGACGCCGCCATCATGGCCAAGCTCTACAGCTTCCTCGGCCTGACCACTGGTGTCATCGTCCATGGCATGAACGACGACGAGCGCCGCGAGGCCTATGCCTGCGACATCACCTATGCCACCAATAACGAGCTTGGCTTCGACTATCTGCGCGACAACATGAAATATGAGCGCGGCCAGATGGTGCAGCGCGGCCATAATTACGCAATCGTCGACGAAGTGGATTCGATCCTGGTCGATGAAGCGCGCACGCCGCTGATCATTTCCGGGCCGCTCGACGATCGCTCTGATCTCTACACCACCATCGATGCCTTCATTCCGATGCTGAGCGCCGAAGACTACGAGATCGACGAAAAGCAAAAATCGGCCAATTTCTCCGAAGTCGGTACCGAAAAGCTGGAAAACCTGCTGAAAGACGCTGGCCTGCTCAAAGGCGTTTCGCTGTATGACGTCGAAAATGTCGCCATCGTCCATCATATCAACAATGCGCTGAAGGCCCACAAGCTGTTCCAGCGCGACAAGGACTATATCGTCCGCAACGACGAAATCGTCATTATCGACGAGTTCACGGGCCGGATGATGCCAGGCCGCCGTTATTCGGAAGGCCAGCACCAGGCGCTGGAAGCCAAGGAAAAGGTAACAATCCAGCCGGAAAACCAGACGCTGGCCTCGATTACCTTCCAGAATTATTTCCGGATGTATTCCAAGCTTGCCGGGATGACCGGTACGGCCAATACCGAAGCCGAGGAATTCCAGGACATCTACGGCCTCAGCGTCATCGAAGTGCCGACCAACCTGCCGATCCTGCGTATCGACGAGGACGACGAGGTCTATCGGACGTTTGAAGAAAAGTTCAAGGCGATCATTGAGGAAATCAAGGCTTCCGCCTCGCGCAATCAGCCGGTCCTGGTCGGGACGACGTCGATTGAAAAGTCCGAACTGCTGGCCACCATGCTGCGCCAGAGCGGATTTACCGATTTCAGCGTGCTGAACGCCCGCTATCACGAGCAGGAAGCCTATATCGTCTCCCAGGCCGGTGTGCCGGGCGCCGTCACCATCGCCACTAACATGGCCGGTCGCGGTACCGACATTCAGCTCGGCGGCAATATCGACATGCGGCTTGAGCGCGATCTGGAAGGCATGGAGCCCGGCCCCGAACGCGATGCCAAGGAACAGGCGATCCGCGAGGAAGTCAAAGCCCTGAAGGAAAAGGCGCTGGCCGCAGGCGGCCTCTATGTGATCGCCACCGAGCGCCATGAAAGCCGGCGCATCGATAACCAGCTGCGTGGCCGTTCCGGCCGTCAGGGCGACCCGGGCCGTTCGAAATTCTACCTGTCGCTTCAGGACGACCTGATGCGGATTTTCGGCTCCGACCGCATGGACAGCATGCTTCAGAAGCTGGGCCTGAAGGAAGGCGAAGCCATCGTCCACCCCTGGATCAACAAGGCGCTGGAACGGGCCCAGAAAAAGGTCGAGGCACGCAATTTCGACATCCGCAAGAACCTGTTGAAATATGACGACGTGCTGAACGACCAGCGCAAGGTGATTTTCGAACAGCGCGTCGAGCTGATGGATGCCGAAGACCTGACCGAAACCATCGACGACATGCGCCACGAGCTGATCGACACCATCGTGCGCACCCATATCCCGGAAAAGGCCTATGCCGAACAATGGGATGTGGCCGGCCTGAAGACGGCGATGACCGGAATCCTCAACCTCGACCTTCCCATCGAGGATTGGGCGCAGGAAGAAGGCATTGCTGAAGACGATATCGTCGAACGAGTCAAGAAAGCCGCCGACGAGGTGATGGCTGAGAAGACCGAGCGCTTCGGCCCGGAAATCATGGCCTATATCGAACGGTCGGTGCTGTTGCAGACCATCGACAACCTGTGGCGTGAGCATATCGTCAACCTCGACCACCTGCGTTCGGTGGTGGGTTTCCGTGGCTATGCCCAGCGCGATCCCTTGCAGGAATACAAGGCGGAAGCGTTCGAACTGTTCCAGGCCCTGCTGGCCAACATGCGCGAGGGCGTCACCGCCCAGATGATGCGGGTGGAAATCGTCCGTGAAGCTCCCCCGGAGCCGACCCTGCCGATCATGCATGGTCACCACGAGGACCCGCAGACCGGCCAGGACGAATTTGCCGCCGCAGATGGCGTCGTCGCCCCCGAGAACCGCAATCCCGCCGATCCCTCGACCTGGGGCAAGGTCGGACGCAATGAAATGTGTCCTTGCGGCTCCGGCAAGCGTTTCAAGCACTGCCACGGCGCCCTGTTGGCGTAA
- a CDS encoding HNH endonuclease yields MTIAVSPQSLPALVLNADYRPLSYYPLSLWSWQDAIKAVFLDRVNIIAEYDHSVCSPSFSMRLPSVVSLKTYVQPTRNPAFTRFNVFLRDKFQCQYCGSPDDLTFDHVIPRAHGGETTWQNVVAACSPCNLRKGSKLPRQANMFPAQKPYQPSVQDLHNNGRSFPPNYLHESWVDYLYWDSELQP; encoded by the coding sequence TTGACGATTGCAGTTTCGCCCCAGTCCTTACCAGCGCTTGTGCTCAACGCTGATTATAGGCCACTGAGTTATTATCCCTTGTCGTTGTGGTCCTGGCAGGACGCGATCAAGGCGGTTTTCCTTGACCGTGTGAACATCATTGCCGAATACGATCACTCGGTCTGTTCACCCAGCTTTTCCATGCGGCTTCCCAGCGTGGTCAGCCTGAAAACCTATGTGCAGCCGACGCGCAATCCCGCCTTCACACGCTTCAACGTGTTTCTGCGCGACAAGTTTCAGTGCCAATATTGCGGCTCGCCTGACGATCTGACCTTTGACCACGTCATTCCCCGCGCCCATGGCGGCGAAACTACCTGGCAGAATGTCGTGGCGGCCTGTTCGCCCTGCAATCTGCGCAAGGGATCGAAATTGCCCAGACAGGCCAATATGTTCCCGGCTCAGAAGCCCTATCAGCCAAGCGTGCAGGATCTGCACAACAATGGCCGGTCGTTTCCGCCCAATTATCTGCATGAAAGCTGGGTGGATTATCTCTATTGGGATTCCGAGCTTCAGCCTTAA
- a CDS encoding disulfide bond formation protein B, producing the protein MTTLSSTRPGLAPALVLTLGMAGVVGSALAFEYLGGYIPCELCLLQRKPYYIGAAIGVVTVIAATINLPARVTKSLILLLGLIMIVSAGLGVYHAGVEWHFWEGPSACSATSGAGFNGSGDILSQLNSFKGPSCTDAALRIFGLSLAGWNVLTSLVLAAVAFWGARRIKA; encoded by the coding sequence ATGACCACGCTTTCTTCCACCCGGCCCGGTCTTGCCCCTGCCCTTGTGTTGACCCTTGGCATGGCCGGGGTCGTCGGCTCGGCTTTGGCCTTTGAATATCTCGGCGGCTATATTCCCTGTGAGCTTTGCCTGTTGCAGCGCAAGCCCTATTATATCGGCGCTGCAATCGGAGTGGTGACGGTCATCGCAGCCACCATTAACCTACCCGCCAGAGTAACGAAAAGCCTGATCCTGCTTCTTGGCCTGATCATGATCGTCAGCGCTGGCCTTGGCGTCTACCATGCAGGCGTTGAATGGCATTTCTGGGAGGGCCCAAGCGCCTGCTCGGCAACCAGCGGCGCGGGCTTCAACGGCAGCGGCGATATTCTCTCGCAGCTCAACAGTTTCAAGGGGCCGTCCTGCACGGACGCAGCGCTGAGGATTTTCGGCCTGTCGCTGGCCGGCTGGAATGTCCTGACAAGCCTCGTTCTCGCCGCCGTCGCCTTCTGGGGCGCACGGCGGATAAAGGCTTAA
- a CDS encoding DNA-3-methyladenine glycosylase family protein yields MGETMRIRSQADLATGLEALLGIDPRLHAIAREAGPLPLRLTEPGFEGLAFIIVSQMVSRASADAIWRRLCGAMGTVEPAAYLALGDTALSLGLSRAKHACLSGLASAAQAGDIDLLAILDQPVETGMAELTRLRGIGLWTAEVYLMFCGGHADVFPAGDVALRAAVGDGLCLAARPDIRETTRIALAWRPYRAIAARLFWAFYAARLRREAAPVPV; encoded by the coding sequence ATGGGCGAGACGATGCGTATTCGCAGCCAGGCGGATCTTGCCACCGGCCTTGAGGCCTTGCTTGGTATCGATCCCCGGCTGCATGCCATTGCCCGCGAAGCCGGGCCTTTGCCGCTGCGGTTGACAGAGCCGGGTTTCGAAGGGCTTGCCTTCATCATCGTCTCGCAGATGGTGTCGCGCGCCAGCGCCGACGCCATCTGGCGGCGGCTTTGCGGGGCGATGGGAACAGTCGAACCCGCCGCTTATCTGGCGCTGGGCGATACTGCTCTTTCACTCGGTCTTTCGCGCGCCAAGCATGCCTGCCTGAGCGGTCTGGCCTCTGCCGCGCAGGCTGGAGACATCGACCTCTTGGCAATCCTCGATCAGCCGGTGGAGACAGGCATGGCTGAGCTGACCCGGTTGCGTGGCATCGGGCTGTGGACAGCGGAAGTTTATCTGATGTTTTGTGGTGGTCACGCAGATGTGTTTCCGGCGGGTGATGTGGCGCTGCGGGCGGCGGTGGGGGACGGCCTCTGCCTTGCCGCGCGCCCGGATATCCGCGAAACCACCCGGATTGCGCTGGCCTGGCGGCCATACCGCGCCATTGCGGCACGGTTGTTCTGGGCATTTTATGCGGCGCGTTTACGACGCGAAGCGGCGCCGGTGCCGGTCTGA